The sequence TGAGCTCCGAGATGACCCATATAAGGACGTCGTCATCCCCTCCAAAATCAGCACCGAAGAAACAGTGCCTATCTCCGATTTGCCACCAACCGCAACCGAAGCCCCCTTGGCCATGGACACCGTGTGAAAATTCCCTCTATCAAGCTGCGCGACTTTGTCACCACCGCCACTGTCCAAAAGAGCTCCTCCGTCCAGAATCCGACTTCATCAACTTCCTCATGTGTGTCCTATCCTATACAAAACTTTGTGAATTGTAACAATTTCTCTGACCAACACCGCATTTTTCTTGCTTCATTACAAGCCGAGCAAGAACCTCGGTCCTTCTCCCAAGCTGTCACAGATTCGCGATGGCGAGATGCCATGCCCAAAGAAATTCAAGCACTGGAAGTTAACAACACGTGGAAACTCACACCTCTTCCTCCAGGAATGAAAGCTTATGGTTGTAAGTGGGTTTATCGAATTAAATACAATTCTGATGGGTCAGTCGAGCGATTCAAAGCACGGTTGGTCATCTTAGAAAATCAACAAGTGGAAGGACTAGATTACAATGAAACGTTCTCTCCGGTGGCAAAGATGTTGACCATTTGAACAACTCTTGCCGTTGCAGCAGCCCGGATTGGGAACTTCACCAAATGGATGTCCATAACGCCTTTCTGCATGGCGACCTTGATGAAGATGTGTACATGAAGCTCCCACCCGGGTTCCAAGTGTCTCAGCCAAGCTTAGTGCGTAAACTTCAAAAATCCATCTATGGCTTGCGACAAGCTCTGCATTGTTGGTTTGCAAAATTATCCTCTGCCCTTACTCGATTTGGTTTCCAGCAGTCACAAAAAGACCATTCCTTGTTTAGTCTCTGTAAAAATGATGTCCACCTGGTTGTTTTGGTGTATGTTGATGACCTTGTGATTGCAGGAAATAATGGTGATGCAATTAACAAATTCAAACAGTACTTGCACAAGTGCTTTCACATGAAAGACTTAGGGCGCCTGAAATATTTTTTGGGGGTTGAAGTTGCCCGATCTTCCAAGGAAATTTTTTTGTGCCAGCGAAAATACGCCTTGGACATCATCACTGAAGCAGGTTTGCTGGCTGCTAAGCTCGCAGCTACTCCGTGTGAGGAAAATCACCGGTTGGCATCCGCTGCTGGCCTTGTTCTCTCTTATCCTAGCATGTATCGCCGCTTCGTTGGAAGACTCATATATTTGTGCTTCACCAGACCTGACCTCGCCTATAATGTTCATGTTTTGTCCCAGTTTATACAGAACCCACATACTGAACATTGGCACGCCGCTTTACGGGTTGTTTGGTATCTAAAGGCACATCCGGGGCAGGGCATACTTCTACCTAAAGAAAATGATTTGCAACGCTTTGGCTGGTGTGATTCTGATTGGGCTGGCTGTCCGCTAACACGCCGGTCTCTTACAGGGTGGTTCATTCAATTCGGTACCGCCCCTATCTCGTGGAAAACACAGAAACAACAAACGGTCTCCGCCTCTTCTGCTGAAGCTGAGTACCGCTCAATGGCCAAGACAACCAGGGAATTAATATGGATAAAGGATATACTATCCTCGCTGCACGTATCGCAGCCTGCTCCCATTCGCTTGCACTGCGATAGTCAAGCGGCGCTTCACATTGCTAAAAATCCAGTCTTCCACGAACGTACCAAATACATCGAAGTCGACTGTCATTTTGTCCGGAATGAAATCATACACAATCGACTATTACCTTCTTATGTTCCTACTCATCTCCAACTAGCTGATATTTTCACCAAGGCTCTCGGGACGAAACAGTTTGGGAAGCTCTTAGTCAAGTTGAGCATTCAAAATTTATACGCGCCAACTTGAGAGGGGGTAACAACGGTCAACATAAGTTATATATAGAAATGTCAATTAAAAAATTTGGTTATTTATGTATATAGCAATCTGTCATATATATTTTTGGTAGGAATAAATTAGGATAACAAATCAAGCTGCTATATTAGGAAAAAATTTACTGTGATTTGTTGattagagtatatatatatagaaagtttGTATCAAAAACAAAAAGGACAATTACCATTTcttattattatcttttttctttttctggtcAAAAGGTGATATCTATCTAGGCAAAGTATTTCATGGAACTCTTATAAAAAGTTCTATCAAATTGAGTtaactaaaatatttataaattaggAACAAAACTCTTAAAAATTTATTAACCACCCTTTTAACCCTTCTTTTTAATGGTTGTAATTCTCACCATACTCTATTTTATCCACATTTTTCACAATTTAAAAATTAGGCTCAAGTTTACTCAGCTATGAATATTAATTTATTGATCAGATCCACAATAATTATGTCACAGTAgtaataactttgaactaaaaagCAATCCTTTTATAGTAacctttgttgattttgttttaTAATGATGACTAAAATCATCTTTCGAACCTTGAATCTGTCCGAAGACCCATTTTGGTCGCCATAGTATTCTCACCGGCAAGAAAATCTTCCTAACTGAAACAAAAGACCACCAATGAAATTCTGAGGAAGAAGTTTCAAGTTTTAACTGAGTTGCAGCCTAATGAACATTAACAATTTTTTGTTATCTTTCTCTTCTTATTTCCGTTATTAAATAATGAGAACACACTAATCTTAATGACTTAGTGCAAAGGATAATATTCTTCTgagttaaaaagatttttttttttttcgcttaACCTCAACCATGAAGAAGAGGCTGATAAAAAATCGTTAAGCATTTTATTTCCGATCTATAAATATAGAAAAGTGAGATAggacaaattttaaatattttaaacagATTCATTTGATAAAACTTTTTGTGAGTTTCATGAAATACTTTGCCATCTATCTAAAGCATCGAATATGGCCGTTCACACTCTCTCTTGGGCTTCTTTTGTGTTACGATGTACAGCACACTACCAACGTTtttgttattgattttaatttgGATAGACACTGcattttgcttttgcttttgctTCTAGCTTCCCCATTTCAAGTTGagtattatatataaaaaaagaccCATCTCCAAgtcatttttttttcttgggtATGTGTGTGAGGCTCCCGCATACTTATCAAAACCAAGCCAATAAAAAATTCCATCAAGataacaccaaaaaaaaaaaatttttcgatCAACACAATAGGATTATTGTTTAATCTGTAAGTTACTAGCTAGTTGAACACTTGAACCACTTtaagttttaattatataaattagatATAAAATTTTAGCATGTAACATCAATCttatttaaattgagaattgattattctaataaacatctaatataaaatttttaaattgactatTAAGTActaaaagttgaataaaaaattattgtggagttaaatttaataatttaatgggagcaaataaatattattatcatatactacttaaaaaatttttaaattgtgcCCCACTACACAATATATAAATCCGTCCCTGATTATACGTTacttttttattgtaattaaaatctattaaaaacctattttttatatttgtctCATTATTCCTAAAAATATGGTGATGGTAAAAATATTCTTTTGCTGGTGTGAGTGCCTATTCTCATATTTAGTAGCTTCAAAGTATACTTTCTATAGATGAGAGAGAACGCTTTTTTAAACGGTTTAGTTTTTGGCCACCACTCAAATAAAGATCACAAAAACAACTTTCTTTTAAAGACACCTACATGATAAAACTTAAACCATACATTATAAAGCCACACTTTTTATTACAAAACACTTAAAACCATAGCTTTTTAtaagaaaagcgtcacctaatggaaaaaagtaaattagaagatttaagagaagaaataattaaattatcaaaattaatagatcaaaaactaatgattttaactaatgttaattgtaatgacactgaattcttaaaatcaatacaaaatgatttttctcaaaatctttattttactataagttttattgaagggcttcaaaaacctgaaaaaacttatatttcacacggaatttctaaaaaatgttaccatggaaatgattccccacatctttatcatacttttaacccataattaaattctatagtagatatgcttgaagaaatattagtatccataaaatttcaaagaaataaggaaaaagagaatcccaaagaagaaaattttcaaaatataatcaacataacagaattaaaagtaaaaccaccattgaaattataaatattgaagaaaaattagaagaagttacaatgctttttaaacaattaaaaatggctcaagaaaataatattatggaacaagaatttcaaatagaagaagaattagtaaattctgaaaatatagaaaatgaagaacacatcctaaattattcaagtgatgaagaaccagcaattccaatacaagtaaaaaatgaagctggaacatctaaggataatcaatctcaatttaaatggaaacaggttttgaaaattatgcttttaaaaaggAATTTATGAATAAAGATTCAAAGtacacaaaaataccatcaaaatacgttcctaaaatccaggaaatggaaggagaaagaatgctcgatttagactgtaaaaagaatgaaaaagaaattttcgagaactggttgaattccttcttattagaagcctttactaatccaaaacttagtgaattgtctGGAGGAGATATCTGGAATTAtatagggtttcatactaaaggaactgtaagagattatatgacatcaatagaaaaccaaataatagaagaattagcaacaaaaacaacagtttatgataagatattacatataatgatgattctatataaagaattttttggaaaaaatattatagatcatagacaagaaaggaaataaaagaacgttgtatgtaagaagcaactcaaaaaagatttgaaaatataattagaatttgctgtcaggataataaagaaatacctcaaaaatatggtcttaataaaaattttcaaagaaaaagaaaatatcaatttagaaaaagaaaaaatatccaaactggagaaaaaagaggtattttagaaaaagaaataacaataaaaataaaagacaaaaaaatgactattgcccaaataaaaaagaaaattgtaagtgttggtattgccAGGAAGAAGGACACGCACTATACaaatgaatgtccaaaaaagaaggataaaaagaaCCTTACCAAATAAATAGAAATTActaagtcttgtttcatggaaccattagaagaatcagatgataacttagactatatttttgaatatgtctcagaaACAGATTCAGAGACTGAGCAATAAtgccacatttattactataaaaataacagaaaagtttataaatgctttcatagatactggagcaatacaatgctttgctagtacaaatataaatcttgattggaaaaaattaaagaaatcattaagagttagaatagctgacaaatcaatacataaaattgaccaaaaagcagagatggctaaaatatttattcaaaattataggttcattgttccatctatatatatgttagattctggaatggattttatcataggaaataactttttaaaactatatcatccattcattcaagaattaacatatatagttttaaaagctccacacgattcttcaataaatcaaaaatcaaaacgtataaaaataccaactactactatagataagattttaaaatttaaaatattttctatattagaaacatgttatttaaatttatattttcagataaatattccaaaaaataatcttgaaataaaaatagaagaacttttggatgaaatttgCGCTGAAAAttctttagatattaaaaatacaaataaagaattagtaagtattaaattaaaagatcctacaaaagaaatAAATGGtccaaataaaattccttattccgcaagagataaagaagagttctcattagaatgtaaagatcttttggaaaaaggaattataagattaagtaaaagtcctcatgcggctccagccttttatgtcgaaaacaataatgaaattaaaagggaaaaacgaagaatggtaattaattataagaagatgaatgaagcaactgttggtgatgctcataaactttcaagaaaagattctattttagaaaaaatcaaaggagcaacttcgttttcatctcttgatgcaaaatcaggatattggcaactttgtttagacgaagaaacaaagaaattaactgcttttactttcccaacaaaagaatcaacaagtgtgttgctctatgaatggaatgtattaccattcgaattaaaacaagccccaggtatttatcaaagatttatggaagaaaatctaaaagagttaaatgaatttgttttagtttacattgatgatatattaatttttacaaaacag is a genomic window of Arachis ipaensis cultivar K30076 chromosome B06, Araip1.1, whole genome shotgun sequence containing:
- the LOC107647274 gene encoding uncharacterized protein LOC107647274, which gives rise to MDVHNAFLHGDLDEDVYMKLPPGFQVSQPSLVRKLQKSIYGLRQALHCWFAKLSSALTRFGFQQSQKDHSLFSLCKNDVHLVVLVYVDDLVIAGNNGDAINKFKQYLHKCFHMKDLGRLKYFLGVEVARSSKEIFLCQRKYALDIITEAGLLAAKLAATPCEENHRLASAAGLVLSYPSMYRRFVGRLIYLCFTRPDLAYNVHVLSQFIQNPHTEHWHAALRVVWYLKAHPGQGILLPKENDLQRFGWCDSDWAGCPLTRRSLTGWFIQFGTAPISWKTQKQQTVSASSAEAEYRSMAKTTRELIWIKDILSSLHVSQPAPIRLHCDSQAALHIAKNPVFHERTKYIEVDCHFVRNEIIHNRLLPSYVPTHLQLADIFTKALGTKQFGKLLVKLSIQNLYAPT